In the genome of Thermosphaera aggregans DSM 11486, one region contains:
- a CDS encoding ABC transporter permease — translation MTLTPLIVREVKAFVKNPAFILSIVLLVVFYGGLGRIISTGVQTAVEETLNVQVGVVVKDDSDFVGRVLAIANQTSGGRLRLVGDVSSGLGMYDIVVVIPPDFTYRAVNLNETLVLESYTKINTVSPIVSSAKTGIAATIGDLIRKSVAFTIAIENNIDPSLIDKPVVVNSTIQLYGKTMRMEEYAAFSTILGLIPVIVALIIGVNAMYASQFTATEKVEKAFEMLLAQPIPRRNVVFAKIIGSIVASLLMGIAYFLGILLMLSSATTTPQPNTSDASMNLADFLYKNIGFEAIVASIISIVLGLMFSGAIGVTLGSIVSDERIAGAFTAPILFVFIGVGYAMLFIGVPVNVATGVIAGLTIAPLPVIVVVSSMMGETTILIVSFMVAVVSTLSVMSVAMYVFNRDIVVLGLRLGRPKIRERM, via the coding sequence ATGACCCTGACTCCTTTAATAGTAAGGGAGGTTAAAGCGTTCGTTAAAAACCCGGCATTCATACTTAGTATAGTGTTATTGGTTGTTTTCTACGGCGGATTGGGTAGAATCATCTCCACGGGGGTTCAAACAGCTGTTGAGGAAACACTTAATGTGCAGGTAGGTGTTGTAGTGAAGGATGATTCAGACTTTGTTGGCAGAGTTCTCGCTATTGCGAACCAAACCAGCGGTGGCCGTCTAAGGCTAGTTGGAGACGTGAGCTCAGGACTAGGCATGTACGATATCGTTGTGGTTATACCGCCAGACTTTACATATAGAGCAGTTAATTTGAACGAGACGCTGGTCTTGGAATCCTACACTAAGATTAACACTGTTTCACCAATAGTGAGTAGCGCTAAAACAGGGATTGCCGCGACTATTGGAGACCTTATAAGAAAGTCTGTGGCCTTCACAATAGCGATTGAAAACAATATTGATCCCTCTTTAATTGACAAACCCGTAGTGGTCAACTCAACCATCCAGTTGTATGGCAAAACCATGAGAATGGAGGAATACGCGGCGTTTTCGACAATTCTAGGCCTCATCCCAGTAATAGTGGCGTTGATCATAGGCGTGAATGCGATGTATGCTTCGCAATTCACAGCTACTGAGAAAGTTGAAAAAGCTTTTGAAATGCTTCTGGCACAGCCCATCCCTCGTAGAAATGTTGTCTTCGCAAAGATCATCGGCTCCATCGTGGCCTCATTACTCATGGGCATCGCTTACTTCCTAGGAATATTGCTTATGTTATCAAGCGCTACCACGACTCCTCAGCCGAATACTTCGGACGCATCTATGAATTTAGCTGATTTCCTTTATAAGAATATCGGCTTTGAAGCCATAGTAGCATCCATAATATCGATAGTTTTAGGATTGATGTTTTCAGGGGCAATAGGTGTAACCCTGGGCTCAATAGTCTCAGATGAAAGAATAGCTGGCGCCTTTACCGCCCCAATATTATTCGTCTTCATAGGTGTTGGCTACGCCATGCTCTTCATTGGTGTACCGGTGAACGTTGCCACCGGCGTGATCGCAGGGCTCACTATCGCTCCCTTGCCCGTTATAGTAGTGGTTTCAAGCATGATGGGAGAAACTACGATTTTAATCGTCTCATTCATGGTTGCAGTGGTTTCAACATTAAGCGTTATGTCAGTAGCGATGTACGTGTTTAACAGGGATATAGTGGTTCTAGGTTTAAGATTGGGGAGGCCGAAAATTAGAGAGAGAATGTAA
- a CDS encoding thiamine-phosphate synthase family protein: MIIEDIASEIVLPNIRGVLAHELRNRGLSQHRIAKILNITQPLVHKLLRMPVEYYVENLKRYSIDEEIITHQCRILADLAVSGSYARFVITSHGFVSYLSAVIACREFVELREECVKGLLKDPHIEVYKTMLSRIMAKPGLAKILPEVGSNLVYAPEPPNSEADIIGLTGRIVKTLTGIVITGEPFYGGSRHLAKLLLIIAKHNPSKKVGFNFKYDYSLVSRLDRKVYHVEHTGPHNDLNSFWRTMEEAAVRKPDVILDKGGTGLEPVTYVFTKDFYELESILKSLLQ, translated from the coding sequence ATGATAATAGAGGACATAGCCAGTGAAATCGTTTTACCTAATATAAGGGGAGTTCTAGCTCACGAGCTGAGAAACAGAGGGTTGAGCCAGCATAGGATCGCTAAAATATTAAACATCACTCAGCCGCTCGTACACAAGCTTCTTCGAATGCCGGTTGAATACTACGTGGAGAATTTGAAGAGGTACTCGATAGATGAAGAGATTATTACGCATCAATGCAGGATTCTCGCAGATCTAGCTGTGAGCGGGAGCTATGCGAGATTTGTGATAACCTCTCACGGGTTCGTAAGCTATTTATCAGCGGTTATTGCTTGCAGAGAATTCGTCGAGCTGAGAGAAGAGTGTGTTAAAGGGTTACTTAAAGACCCACACATCGAAGTTTACAAGACAATGCTGTCGAGGATCATGGCGAAGCCGGGTTTGGCTAAAATTCTTCCAGAGGTTGGTAGCAATTTAGTTTACGCACCAGAGCCTCCAAACTCAGAGGCAGATATTATTGGATTAACCGGTAGGATAGTTAAGACATTAACAGGCATAGTGATTACTGGTGAACCTTTTTACGGTGGTAGTAGACACTTGGCGAAGCTGCTACTCATCATTGCGAAACATAATCCTTCGAAGAAAGTCGGGTTCAACTTCAAATATGACTATTCATTAGTGAGCAGGCTGGATCGGAAGGTTTACCACGTAGAGCACACAGGCCCTCACAATGATCTAAACAGTTTCTGGAGAACTATGGAAGAAGCCGCGGTTAGAAAACCAGACGTAATCCTCGATAAAGGAGGTACAGGGCTTGAACCAGTAACATATGTTTTCACCAAAGATTTTTACGAACTAGAATCCATTCTTAAATCATTGCTACAGTGA
- a CDS encoding ketopantoate reductase family protein, whose translation MSVSACIIGGGSIGGIIAYYLYKGGLSKIPIYYRSEESYRKILDTRSINIVMPSSSEAYAVPVEPRLSSIPWDECDFIFNTVKAYDVESTIELMKRLSRKDTVIVMLQNGFGSYELVSERIQEAKIAVGVAYIGAERLDASTIKYNGGKTVIAGCPGKPCHELSPIATVLTRGGMDFRITSNVEYYRWLKLALNCVVNPLTALTRQRNKVVLSKNAEELVEIILDEFIQVARKHGYEFDKTYLKNYVYKNIELTRENMSSMLQDLLRGRKTEIDYINGFIARELGSPGLNYFITRLIHLIEGAGDEGKG comes from the coding sequence ATGAGCGTAAGCGCTTGCATAATAGGCGGGGGAAGCATCGGAGGAATCATAGCCTACTACCTGTACAAGGGGGGTCTGTCCAAGATTCCAATCTATTATCGATCCGAGGAGAGTTACCGTAAGATTCTGGATACGAGGAGTATTAATATCGTTATGCCTTCGTCGAGCGAAGCATACGCTGTCCCAGTTGAACCAAGATTGTCCTCCATACCGTGGGACGAGTGTGATTTCATATTCAACACCGTGAAAGCATACGATGTGGAGTCCACCATCGAGCTAATGAAGAGGCTCTCGCGTAAGGACACCGTCATAGTTATGCTTCAAAACGGTTTCGGAAGTTATGAGCTAGTGTCGGAAAGAATCCAGGAAGCTAAAATCGCGGTAGGGGTAGCATATATTGGAGCGGAAAGGCTGGACGCCTCCACAATAAAGTATAACGGCGGCAAAACAGTGATAGCGGGTTGCCCGGGTAAACCATGCCATGAGTTATCCCCTATTGCTACTGTTCTTACCAGGGGAGGGATGGATTTCAGAATTACCTCTAACGTTGAATACTACAGGTGGTTAAAGCTGGCTTTAAACTGCGTGGTCAACCCATTGACTGCGCTGACTAGGCAGAGAAACAAGGTTGTTCTGAGTAAAAATGCGGAGGAATTGGTAGAGATAATTCTAGACGAGTTCATACAGGTAGCGCGCAAGCATGGATACGAGTTCGATAAAACCTACTTGAAGAATTACGTGTACAAAAATATTGAGCTTACAAGGGAAAATATGTCGAGCATGCTCCAGGACCTGTTGAGAGGGAGAAAAACCGAGATCGACTACATCAATGGATTCATCGCAAGGGAGCTGGGTTCTCCAGGGTTGAATTATTTTATTACTCGTTTAATTCATTTAATAGAAGGGGCTGGAGATGAGGGCAAAGGTTAA
- a CDS encoding ABC transporter permease has product MSRHTRLRFLLEKEIKDLFRDRKAILTTILLPLISLPTIGIFTIFLTSQQPVNIALIDEDNSYYVNQELNVAMSSDWVIGNLTLAFTSRGYNVAKFLSRSEALENSSIDLIIVIPAGFARNATSIDSVGQVEILRRANVQPALNAEGIARGILNAISVNLSHVKIARLYEKTGLEPNLLKPEAFRNPVVSGPTVLLSPEGEKVGVEAELRSFIARLLVLAFAFVVTPASTYVIDGIIGERQRKTLELLLASPASLGEILTAKIIVATILGLLASIADITALLAYVGSLNLAFGGSSFILLDPGLLILHSVTSFFTILVTIAIATPFITRTRGIRSAGNLASLITSVAIIFFFLGFFIDFPKLEASVLNMLQIIPYTQSVLSVQNYIYGRPDLSIINLLALAVLSTIILLIAVKTVDKEKILLTQD; this is encoded by the coding sequence TTGAGCAGGCATACAAGGCTTAGGTTCCTCCTCGAGAAGGAGATCAAGGACTTGTTTAGAGATAGGAAAGCTATTTTAACAACAATACTGCTACCACTAATATCACTACCCACGATAGGTATCTTCACTATATTTCTAACTTCTCAGCAACCTGTCAACATTGCCCTGATAGATGAGGATAACTCTTATTACGTGAATCAAGAGCTGAACGTGGCAATGTCCTCGGACTGGGTTATAGGTAATCTTACCTTGGCTTTCACCTCTAGAGGTTATAACGTGGCTAAATTTTTAAGTAGGAGTGAAGCTCTCGAAAACTCCAGCATCGACCTAATTATCGTCATTCCCGCCGGTTTCGCCAGGAACGCTACAAGCATCGACTCCGTTGGACAAGTTGAAATATTGAGAAGAGCGAATGTTCAGCCAGCCCTTAACGCGGAAGGAATAGCAAGAGGGATCTTAAACGCCATCTCCGTGAACCTGTCGCATGTTAAAATAGCAAGGCTTTATGAGAAAACCGGGTTGGAACCCAACCTGCTCAAACCAGAAGCCTTCAGGAACCCGGTGGTATCCGGGCCAACCGTATTACTGTCTCCCGAGGGAGAGAAGGTAGGGGTGGAGGCCGAGTTGCGGAGTTTTATAGCGCGTTTACTAGTCCTCGCTTTCGCCTTCGTTGTCACACCAGCCTCCACCTACGTTATCGATGGAATAATAGGTGAGAGGCAGAGGAAAACCCTAGAGCTCCTTCTAGCATCGCCGGCATCGCTCGGCGAAATACTCACGGCTAAAATAATCGTCGCAACTATTCTAGGTCTTCTAGCATCTATAGCAGACATCACAGCATTACTAGCCTATGTGGGTAGCCTTAACCTTGCGTTTGGTGGCAGCTCGTTTATATTACTTGATCCAGGCTTGCTTATACTCCACTCAGTAACCTCATTCTTCACAATCCTTGTCACGATAGCAATAGCTACACCTTTCATAACGAGGACTCGCGGAATAAGAAGTGCTGGAAACTTAGCCAGCCTGATAACCAGCGTAGCAATAATCTTCTTCTTCCTAGGATTCTTCATCGATTTCCCCAAGCTCGAGGCTAGTGTGTTAAACATGCTTCAGATTATTCCCTATACTCAAAGCGTATTGAGCGTTCAAAACTACATCTACGGGAGGCCTGACCTATCAATCATAAACTTGTTAGCTTTAGCAGTACTATCCACGATCATACTGTTGATAGCGGTTAAAACGGTTGACAAGGAGAAAATATTGTTAACTCAGGATTAG
- a CDS encoding ABC transporter ATP-binding protein, with protein sequence MIKPLLEVRNIRKTYGRKILAVDNLSFNVMEGEIYGLIGPNGAGKTTSLRIIAGLIKPDAGEVLMQGVNVHENLKNNRKIIGYLPEEANTYPLLTGMEHLKIYGGLYGASEEDLEFGAKITGLGSRLFEKTSGYSHGMKRRLLLGAVLMTKPRLAILDEPTSGLDVHASVSVRKTIRDYVKTTGAAAIVSSHNMLEIEYLCDRIGLIFKGRIVEEGRPRELIEKYGVANLEEVFTLLVKGVES encoded by the coding sequence TTGATTAAGCCGCTCTTAGAGGTTAGAAACATTAGAAAAACATATGGCAGAAAAATCCTGGCTGTGGATAATCTATCATTCAACGTTATGGAGGGTGAGATCTACGGTTTAATAGGTCCCAACGGGGCCGGCAAGACAACCTCTCTCAGAATAATCGCGGGACTTATAAAGCCCGATGCTGGAGAAGTTTTGATGCAAGGCGTCAATGTTCATGAAAATCTTAAAAACAATAGAAAGATAATAGGCTATCTTCCCGAAGAAGCGAATACATACCCGCTCTTAACCGGGATGGAGCATTTAAAAATCTATGGAGGATTATATGGGGCCAGCGAGGAAGACCTGGAGTTTGGGGCAAAAATCACAGGGCTTGGTAGTCGTTTATTTGAGAAAACTTCCGGATACAGTCACGGAATGAAGAGAAGACTCTTACTGGGGGCAGTGCTAATGACGAAGCCAAGGCTCGCTATTCTCGATGAACCTACTAGCGGGCTGGATGTTCACGCCAGCGTCTCCGTCAGGAAAACAATCAGGGATTATGTTAAGACGACAGGGGCGGCTGCCATTGTAAGTAGCCACAACATGCTTGAAATAGAATACTTGTGCGACAGGATTGGGCTTATCTTCAAAGGAAGGATTGTAGAAGAAGGGCGTCCACGCGAGTTGATTGAAAAGTACGGTGTTGCAAATCTCGAAGAAGTCTTCACCTTACTGGTTAAGGGTGTTGAGTCTTGA
- the panB gene encoding 3-methyl-2-oxobutanoate hydroxymethyltransferase, which produces MRAKVNVKTIMKMKNREKIAAVTAYDYVSAKLVDLTGVDIILVGDSVGMVAHGFNTTLPVDMNIMLLHLSSVARAQPRALVVGDMPFLSYETSIEEAVRNAGLMMKTGADAVKLEGGLEYEETVKALVKAGIPVMGHIGLNPQRALLIGGYRKRGVTEKEREKILEDAKALERAGVFSIVIEYTSADVAKEVTQEVGVPTICIGSGPWCDGQILVFHDLLGLTESPPPFSKQYANLREIIINAVKSYVDEVKSGKFPEEKHYFIEKKD; this is translated from the coding sequence ATGAGGGCAAAGGTTAATGTTAAAACAATTATGAAAATGAAGAACCGTGAGAAAATCGCAGCAGTTACAGCATATGATTACGTGTCCGCGAAGCTGGTTGACCTCACGGGTGTGGACATAATCCTGGTAGGGGACAGTGTTGGAATGGTTGCTCACGGATTTAACACTACACTACCTGTAGACATGAATATAATGCTTCTCCATCTCTCGAGTGTGGCGAGGGCCCAGCCCCGAGCACTCGTTGTCGGAGACATGCCCTTCCTAAGCTATGAAACCAGTATTGAGGAAGCTGTTCGAAACGCAGGGTTAATGATGAAAACAGGTGCTGATGCGGTGAAGCTAGAGGGGGGTTTAGAATACGAGGAAACTGTTAAAGCACTTGTGAAAGCCGGGATACCGGTTATGGGTCACATAGGGTTGAATCCTCAGAGAGCCTTGCTAATAGGTGGTTACAGGAAGAGGGGTGTTACTGAGAAGGAAAGGGAAAAAATCCTCGAAGACGCAAAAGCCCTTGAAAGAGCAGGAGTCTTCTCCATCGTTATTGAATACACCTCCGCTGACGTAGCCAAGGAAGTAACCCAAGAAGTCGGCGTCCCCACTATCTGCATCGGTAGTGGGCCATGGTGTGACGGGCAAATACTGGTTTTCCACGACCTCCTCGGATTAACGGAGAGCCCGCCACCGTTCTCCAAGCAGTATGCAAATTTAAGGGAAATAATCATCAACGCGGTCAAGTCTTATGTTGATGAAGTGAAAAGTGGAAAGTTCCCCGAGGAAAAACATTACTTCATAGAGAAAAAAGATTGA
- a CDS encoding ABC transporter ATP-binding protein yields the protein MAEFAILTKDLTKIYRGGNVGIDSLNFTVEEGEIYGLIGPNGSGKTTTLRIIATLLKPTRGEVYVYGVNVVKNPLEARKLMNYLPEEAGAYRDLSGLDFIRFMLSIRFSGRRLEEAVSEAIEIADLGNDLKRPIRGYSKGMKRILALSTVLASHPKLLILDEPTSGLDVERSIYVRKMIKRYNKEYGTTVLLSSHNMLEVEYLCGRVGILYRGKLLTQGTIEDLKTKTGASNLEEVFLKIKGGAV from the coding sequence ATGGCGGAGTTTGCAATCCTTACTAAAGACTTGACGAAAATATACAGGGGTGGAAACGTCGGGATTGACTCGCTAAATTTTACTGTCGAAGAAGGAGAGATTTATGGTTTGATAGGGCCGAATGGAAGCGGTAAGACAACTACTTTGAGAATAATAGCTACATTATTGAAGCCTACTAGGGGAGAGGTTTACGTGTACGGTGTCAACGTCGTTAAAAACCCTCTTGAAGCCCGAAAGCTAATGAACTATCTTCCCGAGGAGGCTGGAGCTTACAGGGATCTCTCCGGTCTCGATTTCATCAGGTTTATGCTTTCGATAAGGTTTTCTGGTAGAAGACTCGAGGAGGCTGTGAGCGAAGCAATCGAAATAGCAGACTTAGGTAACGATTTGAAAAGACCGATTAGGGGTTACAGCAAAGGCATGAAGAGAATTCTAGCATTGAGCACGGTTTTGGCGTCTCATCCGAAATTGCTAATCCTTGATGAGCCGACAAGCGGGTTGGATGTGGAGAGAAGCATTTACGTGAGAAAAATGATCAAGAGATATAATAAAGAATATGGAACCACAGTACTACTGAGCAGTCACAACATGCTCGAAGTAGAATACTTATGCGGAAGAGTTGGAATCCTATACAGGGGGAAGCTTCTTACACAAGGAACTATTGAAGATTTAAAAACAAAGACCGGTGCCTCGAATCTTGAAGAAGTATTTCTAAAGATAAAGGGTGGAGCCGTATGA
- a CDS encoding alkaline phosphatase family protein → MIIYHGDNLGFRLKLIYLVLDGMSDRLSDPITTLESAEKPGLDYIASKSKCGLMYTVGKGIAPESDEAVISLLGYDPHEVYTGRGPLEALGAGIPIKEGNEVAFRANFATVDPSSLRIIDRRVGRSLKTEEARKLAEALDKMELGEYDGYVRVVATIGHRAVVVIGSRTHKLSPMVDNNDPAYKRVGLVSIANQTFKPFIKEIEPLNNSEEAKITAELANAFVKKSIKILDNHPVNKERVKQGLPPANALLLRDAGGSFPRATPLGIKYGGRFTVLAEMPVEIGIGRAFGAETIIMDPPTGRPEVDYKIRLEKTFEALEKSDIVYVHLKGPDEPGHDGDVTLKRTRIEEIDKYYVQPLLARLRDDTAILVTADHSTPPSVKSHTDDPVPVAFYAPGIKADGVKAFSEKEFARGSLGLIEHGWMLLPMIIRFLKE, encoded by the coding sequence ATGATTATTTACCACGGTGATAACTTGGGTTTCAGGTTGAAGTTAATATATCTTGTACTCGACGGTATGAGCGACAGATTGTCTGACCCTATAACAACTCTCGAATCCGCTGAGAAGCCCGGGCTAGACTACATTGCTTCAAAATCAAAGTGTGGGTTAATGTATACCGTGGGAAAGGGGATAGCGCCTGAGAGCGATGAAGCCGTTATTTCGTTGCTAGGGTATGATCCTCACGAAGTATATACTGGGAGAGGTCCTTTAGAGGCCCTGGGGGCTGGAATACCTATTAAGGAGGGGAACGAGGTAGCGTTCAGAGCTAATTTCGCAACCGTAGATCCATCCTCGCTGAGGATTATCGATAGAAGAGTTGGCAGAAGCTTGAAGACTGAGGAAGCCCGCAAGCTTGCCGAGGCCCTCGACAAGATGGAGCTGGGAGAGTACGATGGGTATGTTAGAGTTGTCGCAACCATAGGTCACAGGGCTGTAGTGGTTATCGGAAGTAGGACTCACAAGTTGTCCCCTATGGTAGACAACAATGACCCAGCCTACAAGAGAGTTGGATTGGTTAGTATAGCAAACCAGACCTTTAAACCCTTCATTAAAGAGATAGAGCCTTTGAATAATTCGGAAGAAGCAAAAATAACTGCTGAACTCGCCAACGCATTCGTTAAAAAATCCATAAAAATACTCGACAATCACCCCGTGAATAAAGAGAGAGTTAAGCAAGGACTGCCTCCAGCTAACGCACTGTTGCTAAGGGATGCTGGAGGCTCGTTCCCGCGGGCAACACCTTTAGGTATTAAATACGGAGGCAGGTTCACGGTGCTCGCAGAAATGCCTGTCGAAATAGGCATAGGGAGAGCGTTTGGGGCGGAAACGATCATAATGGATCCCCCGACCGGTAGGCCTGAGGTTGACTATAAGATCAGGCTTGAAAAGACTTTCGAAGCCCTTGAAAAATCTGATATAGTGTACGTGCATTTGAAAGGGCCTGATGAGCCGGGTCACGACGGTGACGTTACATTGAAGCGAACGAGGATTGAGGAGATAGATAAGTACTATGTACAACCATTATTAGCGAGATTGAGGGACGATACCGCAATATTAGTTACCGCTGATCATTCGACCCCGCCCTCAGTGAAATCACACACGGATGACCCCGTTCCAGTAGCATTCTACGCACCAGGCATTAAAGCAGACGGGGTGAAGGCTTTCAGCGAAAAAGAGTTTGCAAGAGGGAGCTTAGGGTTAATTGAGCACGGCTGGATGCTTCTCCCAATGATAATTAGATTCCTAAAAGAGTGA